One Rosa chinensis cultivar Old Blush chromosome 5, RchiOBHm-V2, whole genome shotgun sequence genomic region harbors:
- the LOC112165443 gene encoding G-type lectin S-receptor-like serine/threonine-protein kinase LECRK3 codes for MAFHLLYLLCFIVLALLLCSTMAQTSKNISLGSSLTAQNDDNSSWPSPSGKFAFGFRQIEKDGFLLAIWFDKIPEKTIVWSANRDSLVPQGSKVELTSGRRFVLNDAKGSQIWSANSSSTGVSYAAMLDTGNFVLANRNSTYLWESFDHPTDTMLPTQSLQQSGKLFARFTVTNYSTGRFIFSLQPDGNLMLYTTNFPQDSANFAYWSVKNTEIGFQVIFNQSGLIYLTSENGTILNTISGNPIATQDFYQRATLDYDGVLRHYVYPKSSSTSEERWPMAWSTSSFIPPNISLSIVEKVGSGGCGFNSLYRVDNTCACPKGYSFIDPNDELKGCKQDFVPQSCNAPADDFDFQKVPNTNFPLLDYEQIQGSEDSCRQSCLEDCFCAVAIFNNASKCFKKGLPFKNAMLDSSDRGTIALVKFRKHNSTSKKKDDSILIIVGSVLLSSLGILNFILPLITYVVVSRMYSRKAVAVPPNYQGMNLKYFTYEELKEATREFKEELGHGASATVFKGVLACDEGKCVAVKILDAKQVRESDLEFNAEVRAIGRTNHRNLVQLLGYCNEEQHRILVYEFMSNGTLASFLFGETRPNWYQRRQIALGIARGLLYLHEECSNQIVHCDIKPQNILLDDSFTARISDFGLAKLLRLDQTRTITGIRGTKGYVAPEWFKNLPITAKVDVYSFGILLLEIICCRKKFDEEAEDQDQIILADWAYDCYKHKKLHLLLEKNDEAIKDVKMMEKYVMIAMWCIQENPSLRPTMKKTIHMLEGTVEVPKPPDQSLTSSILFDTAH; via the coding sequence ATGGCTTTTCATCTTCTATACCTTCTTTGCTTCATCGTTCTCGCGCTTCTTCTTTGTTCCACCATGGCTCAAACGTCGAAAAACATATCTTTAGGCTCATCCCTCACTGCACAAAACGACGATAACTCCTCCTGGCCATCCCCATCTGGTAAGTTTGCTTTTGGTTTTCGACAGATTGAGAAAGATGGTTTCTTACTAGCCATCTGGTTCGATAAAATACCAGAGAAAACAATCGTGTGGTCAGCCAATAGGGAcagccttgtgccacaaggaTCAAAAGTTGAGCTCACCAGTGGTCGCCGATTTGTGCTCAATGATGCAAAGGGCAGTCAAATATGGTCTGCCAATTCTTCTAGTACCGGAGTTTCCTATGCAGCTATGCTCGACACCGGAAATTTTGTGCTGGCTAACCGAAACTCCACCTACTTGTGGGAGAGTTTTGATCACCCAACTGACACAATGCTTCCCACACAGAGTCTACAACAAAGTGGCAAACTTTTTGCTCGCTTCACGGTGACAAATTACTCGACAGGTAGATTCATTTTTTCACTACAACCTGATGGAAATCTCATGCTTTACACGACAAATTTCCCTCAAGATTCTGCCAATTTCGCATATTGGTCAGTCAAAAATACTGAAATTGGATTTCAAGTCATCTTCAATCAGTCTGGCCTTATTTACCTTACATCGGAGAATGGGACAATACTTAATACAATATCAGGCAACCCCATTGCAACGCAAGATTTCTACCAGCGAGCAACACTCGACTACGATGGAGTTTTGAGGCACTATGTTTACCCTAAAAGCAGCAGTACAAGCGAGGAAAGGTGGCCTATGGCTTGGTCTACTTCTTCTTTCATACCGCCAAATATCTCTTTGTCAATTGTCGAAAAGGTAGGAAGCGGTGGGTGTGGGTTCAACAGCTTGTATAGGGTTGATAATACTTGTGCATGTCCAAAGGGTTACAGTTTTATTGATCCAAATGATGAGCTCAAAGGATGCAAACAGGACTTCGTTCCACAAAGCTGCAACGCACCGGCGGATGATTTTGACTTTCAAAAGGTGCCAAACACAAATTTTCCGCTTTTGGATTATGAGCAAATTCAAGGGTCTGAGGATTCGTGCAGACAGAGTTGCCTAGAGGATTGCTTTTGTGCTGTTGCCATTTTCAATAACGCCAGCAAGTGTTTTAAAAAGGGACTCCCTTTTAAGAATGCTATGCTTGATTCTAGTGATCGTGGGACGATAGCACTTGTCAAATTTAGGAAACACAATTCTACttcaaaaaagaaagatgatTCAATTTTGATCATTGTTGGATCAGTGCTCCTTAGTAGCTTGGGGATACTGAACTTCATCTTACCTCTGATCACATATGTGGTTGTTTCTCGAATGTATTCTAGAAAAGCTGTGGCGGTTCCTCCTAATTACCAAGGCATGAACTTGAAGTATTTCACTTATGAGGAGCTAAAAGAAGCTACGCGTGAGTTCAAGGAAGAACTAGGCCACGGTGCTTCTGCGACAGTTTTCAAAGGAGTTTTAGCATGTGACGAGGGAAAATGTGTTGCAGTCAAAATTTTAGACGCGAAGCAGGTTAGAGAAAGTGATTTGGAATTCAATGCTGAAGTGAGAGCAATTGGGAGAACAAATCACAGGAATTTAGTCCAACTACTTGGATATTGCAACGAGGAGCAGCACCGAATTCTTGTGTATGAGTTTATGAGCAACGGTACTCTAGCAAGCTTCCTTTTCGGAGAGACAAGGCCAAATTGGTACCAAAGAAGGCAAATTGCATTGGGTATTGCCAGAGGGCTCTTGTATTTGCATGAGGAGTGCAGCAACCAAATTGTACATTGCGACATTAAGCCTCAAAACATTCTTCTAGACGACTCATTCACAGCAAGGATCTCCGATTTTGGATTAGCCAAGCTTTTGAGACTGGACCAGACTCGAACTATTACAGGAATTAGGGGAACAAAAGGGTATGTGGCACCCGAATGGTTCAAGAACTTACCTATCACAGCAAAGGTGGATGTCTACAGCTTTGGTATTTTGTTGTTAGAAATCATTTGCTGCAGGAAGAAATTCGACGAAGAAGCAGAAGATCAAGATCAAATAATACTTGCTGACTGGGCATACGACTGCTATAAGCATAAGAAACTACATCTTTTGTTGGAGAAAAATGATGAGGCAATTAAAGACGTCAAGATGATGGAGAAGTACGTGATGATCGCAATGTGGTGCATTCAGGAAAATCCATCACTGAGACCTACCATGAAGAAAACCATTCATATGCTTGAAGGAACTGTCGAAGTCCCAAAACCACCAGATCAATCTCTTACAAGTTCTATACTTTTTGACACTGCACATTAG
- the LOC112165451 gene encoding G-type lectin S-receptor-like serine/threonine-protein kinase LECRK3 — protein sequence MAFHLLYHLCFIVLALLPCSTMAQTSKNISLGSSLTAQNDDNSSCPSPSGEFAFGFRQIEKDGFLLAIWFDKIPEKTIVWSANRDSLVPQGSKVELTSGGQFVLNDAKGSQIWSANSPSTGVSYAAMLDTGNFVLANRNSTNLWESFDQPTDTMLPTQSLQQSGKLFARYTVTNYSTGRFMFSLQPDGNLRLYTTNFPQDSANFAYWSVKNTEIGFQVIFNQSGLIYLTSQNGTILNTISVNPIATQDFYQRSTLDYDGVLRHYVYPKRSTSGEMWPMAWSTSSFIPPNISLSIVEKVGSGGCGFNTLYRVDNTCACPNGYSFIDPNDELKGCKQDFVPQSCNAPADDFDFDEWPNTNFPGLDYEQFQGMAEDRCRQSCLEDCFCAVAISNIYRECYKKGLPFVNGTIDSSTHGTKALVKFRKHNSISKKKEDSTLIIVGSVLLSSLGILNFILPLITYVVVSRMYSRKAVAVPPNYQGMNLKYFTYEELKEATNEFKEELGRGTSATVFRGVLACDEGKCVAVKILDAKQV from the coding sequence ATGGCTTTTCATCTTCTATACCATCTTTGCTTCATCGTTCTCGCGCTTCTTCCTTGTTCCACCATGGCTCAAACGTCGAAAAACATATCCTTAGGCTCATCCCTCACTGCACAAAACGACGATAACTCCTCCTGCCCATCCCCATCTGGTGAGTTTGCTTTTGGTTTTCGACAGATTGAGAAAGATGGTTTCTTACTAGCCATCTGGTTCGATAAAATACCTGAGAAAACAATCGTGTGGTCAGCCAATAGGGAcagccttgtgccacaaggaTCAAAAGTTGAGCTCACCAGTGGTGGCCAATTTGTGCTCAATGATGCAAAGGGTAGTCAAATATGGTCTGCCAATTCTCCTAGTACCGGAGTTTCCTATGCAGCTATGCTCGACACCGGAAATTTTGTGCTGGCTAACCGAAACTCCACCAACTTGTGGGAGAGTTTTGATCAGCCAACTGACACAATGCTTCCCACACAGAGTCTACAACAAAGTGGCAAACTCTTTGCTCGCTACACGGTGACAAATTACTCGACAGGTAGATTCATGTTTTCACTACAACCTGATGGAAATCTCAGGCTTTACACGACAAATTTCCCTCAAGATTCTGCCAATTTCGCATATTGGTCAGTCAAAAATACTGAAATTGGATTTCAAGTCATCTTCAATCAGTCTGGCCTTATTTACCTTACATCGCAGAATGGGACCATACTTAATACAATATCAGTCAACCCCATTGCAACGCAAGATTTCTACCAGCGATCAACACTCGACTATGATGGAGTTTTGAGGCACTATGTTTACCCTAAAAGAAGCACAAGCGGGGAAATGTGGCCTATGGCCTGGTCTACTTCTTCTTTCATACCGCCAAATATCTCTTTGTCAATTGTCGAAAAGGTAGGAAGCGGTGGGTGTGGGTTCAACACCTTGTATAGGGTTGATAATACTTGTGCATGTCCAAATGGTTACAGTTTTATTGATCCAAACGATGAGCTCAAAGGATGCAAACAGGACTTCGTTCCACAAAGCTGCAACGCACCGGCGGATGATTTTGACTTTGATGAGtggccaaacacaaattttcCGGGTTTGGATTATGAGCAATTTCAAGGGATGGCTGAGGATCGGTGCAGACAGAGTTGCCTAGAGGATTGCTTTTGTGCTGTTGCCATTTCCAATATCTACAGAGAGTGTTATAAGAAGGGACTCCCTTTTGTGAATGGGACGATTGATTCTAGTACTCATGGGACGAAAGCTCTTGTCAAATTTAGGAAACAcaattctatttcaaaaaagaaagaggatTCAACTTTGATCATTGTTGGATCAGTGCTCCTTAGTAGCTTGGGGATTCTGAACTTCATATTACCTCTGATCACATATGTGGTTGTTTCTCGAATGTATTCTAGAAAAGCTGTGGCGGTTCCTCCTAATTACCAAGGCATGAACTTGAAGTATTTCACTTATGAGGAGCTAAAAGAAGCTACGAATGAGTTCAAGGAAGAACTAGGCCGCGGTACTTCTGCAACAGTTTTCAGAGGAGTTTTAGCATGTGACGAGGGCAAATGTGTTGCAGTCAAAATTTTAGACGCGAAGCAGGTTTGA
- the LOC112165446 gene encoding histone H3.2 yields MARTKQTARKSTGGKAPRKQLATKAARKSAPATGGVKKPHRFRPGTVALREIRKYQKSTELLIRKLPFQRLVREIAQDFKTDLRFQSSAVAALQEAAEAYLVGLFEDTNLCAIHAKRVTIMPKDIQLARRIRGERA; encoded by the coding sequence ATGGCTCGTACCAAGCAGACCGCTCGCAAGTCCACCGGAGGAAAGGCGCCGAGAAAACAGCTGGCGACCAAGGCTGCCAGGAAGTCGGCTCCGGCGACCGGAGGAGTGAAGAAGCCTCACCGGTTCAGGCCGGGAACGGTGGCGCTGAGAGAGATCAGGAAGTACCAGAAGAGCACGGAGCTTCTGATCCGAAAGCTTCCGTTCCAGAGGCTTGTCAGGGAGATTGCACAGGATTTCAAGACTGATCTCCGATTCCAGAGCAGCGCCGTGGCGGCGCTTCAGGAGGCAGCGGAGGCGTACCTGGTGGGGCTTTTCGAGGATACGAATCTCTGTGCTATTCATGCGAAGAGGGTTACTATTATGCCCAAGGATATTCAGCTTGCGAGGAGAATCAGAGGCGAGAGGGCTTAG